A stretch of the Ostrea edulis chromosome 9, xbOstEdul1.1, whole genome shotgun sequence genome encodes the following:
- the LOC130050481 gene encoding melatonin receptor type 1A-like — translation MELNFGDELSQAAVVVFTTIVIILLICGIPSNTLFLWTLLKIKRLRIIHNAFVGNLAVSDFLITTYLLPFNLVSLLNKEAKIPDFLCQINGIFAHIVFSSSVISVSTIAVHRYFKICHYKLCLRIYTKTIACAVIASVWIIGILFAVPLIWMENSLIFDPTVQMCIFNRYVSQTYSIVYLFACLFTPVSVTMICYYKIYAYVIRHKRQLLTWNNGIGQTRFRNDVRSTKSTFVVFVVYLVLYSLFGVLATFFDKHSQVATEIHSTSIYMAYANSCVNAFIYGFMNKDVLKAYKEALRCRRSRKIKNINILTQDGTSTQPSIFQTKSSNIKETESPKCKTSVVQNPSQKPNSMITSI, via the coding sequence ATGGAACTTAACTTTGGAGATGAATTATCACAAGCAGCAGTGGTCGTCTTTACAACAATTGTAATAATACTACTAATTTGTGGAATACCATCGAACACATTGTTTCTTTGGACTTTGCTGAAAATCAAACGCCTCCGAATAATTCACAATGCCTTCGTAGGGAATTTGGCAGTGTCCGATTTTCTTATCACAACTTATCTGTTGCCTTTCAACCTTGTCTCCCTTTTAAACAAAGAAGCCAAAATTCCAGATTTTCTTTGTCAAATAAATGGAATCTTTGCTCATATTGTGTTCAGTTCATCTGTGATTTCGGTGTCAACGATAGCAGTCCATCGTTACTTCAAAATTTGTCACTACAAGCTATGTTTGCGCATTTACACAAAAACTATCGCGTGTGCCGTCATTGCCTCAGTCTGGATCATAGGCATTCTATTTGCAGTGCCTCTCATTTGGATGGAAAATTCGCTGATATTTGATCCTACCGTACAAATGTGCATCTTCAACCGGTATGTCAGCCAGACCTATTCCATTGTCTACCTATTTGCATGTCTTTTTACTCCAGTGAGTGTTACAATGATTTGCTATTATAAGATATATGCCTACGTGATACGACACAAGCGACAACTGTTGACATGGAACAACGGAATTGGGCAGACAAGATTCAGAAACGATGTTCGTTCGACTAAGTCGACATTCGTAGTATTCGTAgtgtatcttgttttatataGTCTATTCGGGGTGCTAGCTACTTTTTTTGATAAACATTCACAAGTGGCTACAGAAATTCATTCTACTTCAATATATATGGCGTATGCAAACAGTTGTGTTAACGCTTTTATATACGgttttatgaataaagatgTATTAAAGGCATACAAAGAGGCCCTACGTTGTCGTAGGtcaagaaaaattaaaaatattaatattttaacGCAGGACGGTACATCAACTCAGCCAAGCATATTTCAAACCAAATCAAGCAACATTAAAGAAACCGAGAGCCCAAAGTGCAAGACGTCGGTTGTGCAAAATCCCAGTCAAAAACCTAATAGTATGATCACTAGCATTTGA